The Streptomyces camelliae genome window below encodes:
- a CDS encoding S53 family peptidase — MHIARTGRGLAASAATAALVAAGLATLSTAGATTAAPAGVPHTFAQPALAGHTLARDVASPLPIAQCQAKWHINCYTPLQYRTAYNLNALYKKGITGKGRTIVIVDSYGSPTVQHDLDVYSKQFGLPSTKVDVVKWGHVPKFDPKNSDMTGWAGETTLDVEMAHAVAPGARIVLVETAVAETEGTTGLPEMMSAEKSLIDHGVGDVISQSFGATENTFPGFSKGDFSSIKKLRYAFEAAARKHVTVLASSGDGGATDNTADGKGYYKYRVNSWPSSDPLVTSIGGTQLHLNDKGERVKPDSVYNDYGAGGGGQSHVFTRPSFQNRVQNVVGTRRGTPDISMAAAVNGGAWTYSSYDPTATGWDVAGGTSEASPLFSGIVALADQAAGHRLGDINQALYTLEGRKGSGIVDVNDGTDNSYQGVKGYKAVGGYDMATGVGTLNALTFVPALAKASHG, encoded by the coding sequence ATGCACATAGCCCGAACCGGGCGCGGCCTCGCGGCCTCCGCCGCCACCGCCGCACTCGTCGCCGCAGGACTGGCGACCCTCTCCACGGCCGGCGCCACCACCGCCGCGCCCGCCGGCGTACCGCACACCTTCGCGCAGCCGGCCCTCGCGGGGCACACCCTCGCGCGCGACGTGGCCAGCCCCCTGCCCATCGCGCAGTGCCAGGCCAAGTGGCACATCAACTGCTACACCCCGCTCCAGTACAGAACCGCGTACAACCTCAACGCGCTGTACAAGAAGGGCATCACGGGCAAGGGGCGCACGATCGTCATCGTCGACTCGTACGGGTCGCCGACGGTCCAGCACGACCTCGACGTCTACAGCAAGCAGTTCGGGCTGCCCAGCACCAAGGTCGACGTGGTCAAGTGGGGCCACGTGCCGAAGTTCGACCCGAAGAACTCCGACATGACCGGCTGGGCCGGCGAGACCACCCTCGACGTCGAGATGGCCCACGCCGTCGCGCCGGGCGCCAGGATCGTCCTGGTGGAGACGGCCGTCGCCGAGACGGAGGGCACCACCGGTCTGCCGGAGATGATGAGCGCCGAGAAGTCCCTGATCGACCACGGGGTCGGCGACGTCATCAGCCAGAGCTTCGGCGCCACCGAGAACACCTTCCCGGGCTTCTCCAAGGGCGACTTCTCCAGCATCAAGAAGCTGCGCTACGCCTTCGAGGCCGCGGCCCGCAAGCACGTGACCGTCCTCGCCTCCTCCGGCGACGGCGGCGCCACCGACAACACCGCGGACGGCAAGGGCTACTACAAGTACCGCGTCAACTCCTGGCCGTCCTCGGACCCGCTGGTCACCTCCATCGGCGGCACCCAGCTCCACCTGAACGACAAGGGTGAGCGCGTCAAGCCGGACAGCGTCTACAACGACTACGGCGCGGGCGGCGGCGGCCAGTCCCACGTCTTCACCCGGCCGTCGTTCCAGAACCGCGTGCAGAACGTCGTCGGCACCCGCCGCGGCACCCCGGACATCTCCATGGCCGCCGCGGTCAACGGCGGTGCCTGGACCTACTCCAGCTACGACCCGACCGCCACCGGCTGGGACGTCGCCGGCGGCACCAGCGAGGCCAGCCCGCTCTTCTCGGGCATCGTCGCCCTCGCCGACCAGGCGGCCGGCCACCGCCTGGGCGACATCAACCAGGCCCTCTACACCCTCGAAGGCCGCAAGGGCTCCGGCATCGTCGACGTCAACGACGGCACGGACAACAGCTACCAGGGCGTCAAGGGCTACAAGGCCGTGGGCGGCTACGACATGGCCACCGGCGTGGGCACGCTCAACGCCCTGACCTTCGTGCCGGCCCTGGCCAAGGCGAGCCACGGCTGA
- a CDS encoding aldehyde dehydrogenase family protein — protein MTSTHAFWLAGRQVTGEDTFDVTSPWDGRLVGTVSVPTEAQVEEAVAAAYAVRDEFAATPAHVRAAALDHVSKRLAERAEEIAQLISAENGKPIKWARGEVGRAVSVFRFAAEEARRFNGGEAQRLDTDAGGQGRLALTRRFPKGVVLGIAPFNFPLNLCAHKVAPAIAVGAPIILKPAPATPLSGLILGELLAETDLPAGSWSVLPVSNDRMPALVQDERLPVISFTGSDKVGYAIMDSVPRKHCTLELGGNGAAVVLADFASDEDLDWAATRIATFSNYQGGQSCISVQRVIADASVYDRLLPRIVAAVEAQVTGDPSDAKTDVGPLVSEDAAKRVEAWVKEAVEAGATLRTGGDRDGASYAPTVLTDVPADVTIACEEVFGPVLTVQKADGEAAAFAAVNSSKYGLQAGVFTHDLQVAFRAHRALEVGGVVIGDVPSYRADQMPYGGAKQSGVGREGVRFAMEDYTYERVLVLTGLAL, from the coding sequence ATGACTTCCACCCACGCCTTCTGGCTCGCCGGCCGCCAGGTCACCGGCGAGGACACCTTCGACGTCACCTCCCCGTGGGACGGCCGGCTCGTCGGCACCGTCAGCGTGCCGACCGAGGCCCAGGTCGAGGAGGCTGTGGCCGCCGCGTACGCGGTGCGGGACGAGTTCGCCGCCACCCCGGCCCACGTGCGCGCCGCCGCCCTCGACCACGTCAGCAAGCGGCTGGCCGAGCGTGCCGAGGAGATCGCCCAGCTGATCTCCGCCGAGAACGGCAAGCCCATCAAGTGGGCCCGGGGCGAGGTCGGCCGTGCCGTGTCCGTGTTCCGGTTCGCCGCCGAGGAGGCCCGGCGGTTCAACGGCGGTGAGGCCCAGCGGCTCGACACCGACGCCGGCGGCCAGGGGCGCCTCGCGCTGACCCGCCGCTTCCCGAAGGGCGTCGTGCTCGGCATCGCGCCGTTCAACTTCCCGCTGAACCTGTGCGCCCACAAGGTCGCCCCCGCGATCGCCGTCGGCGCGCCCATCATTCTGAAGCCGGCGCCCGCCACCCCGCTCTCCGGCCTGATCCTGGGCGAGCTGCTGGCCGAGACCGACCTGCCGGCCGGTTCCTGGTCGGTCCTCCCGGTGTCCAACGACCGCATGCCCGCCCTGGTCCAGGACGAGCGCCTGCCGGTGATCTCCTTCACCGGTTCCGACAAGGTCGGCTACGCGATCATGGACTCGGTGCCGCGCAAGCACTGCACGCTGGAGCTCGGCGGCAACGGCGCGGCCGTCGTCCTCGCCGACTTCGCGAGCGACGAGGACCTGGACTGGGCCGCGACCCGCATCGCGACCTTCTCCAACTACCAGGGCGGCCAGTCCTGCATCTCCGTGCAGCGCGTGATCGCCGACGCGTCGGTGTACGACCGGCTGCTGCCGCGCATCGTCGCCGCCGTCGAGGCCCAGGTCACCGGTGACCCGTCCGACGCCAAGACGGACGTCGGCCCGCTGGTCAGCGAGGACGCGGCCAAGCGCGTGGAGGCCTGGGTGAAGGAGGCGGTCGAGGCCGGCGCCACGCTGCGCACCGGTGGCGACCGCGACGGCGCCTCCTACGCGCCGACCGTCCTCACCGACGTACCGGCGGACGTGACCATCGCCTGCGAGGAGGTCTTCGGGCCCGTCCTCACCGTGCAGAAGGCCGACGGCGAGGCTGCGGCGTTCGCCGCGGTCAACTCCTCCAAGTACGGCCTCCAGGCAGGCGTGTTCACCCACGACCTGCAGGTCGCCTTCCGCGCCCACCGCGCCCTTGAGGTCGGCGGCGTGGTGATCGGCGACGTCCCGTCCTACCGCGCCGACCAGATGCCGTACGGCGGCGCCAAGCAGTCCGGCGTGGGCCGCGAAGGCGTGCGGTTCGCGATGGAGGACTACACCTACGAGCGCGTACTGGTTCTCACCGGTCTCGCGCTCTGA
- a CDS encoding PucR family transcriptional regulator, with translation MPPTLASLVHHSALKLTVRAGEDHLDVPVRWAHVSELADPVPYMEGGELLLITALKLDAEDPQAMRRYVKRLAGAGVVGLGFAVGVNYEEIPEALVDAAREEGLPLLEVPRRTPFLAISKAVSAAIAADQYRAVTAGFAAQRELTKQALNAGPEGVLGALAAQVDGWAALYDASGAVVAAAPEWAGRRAARLTAEVERLRERPAPASAVVGGPEHEDRVELHSLGTGRRPRAALAVGTAAAPGTAERYAVHSAIALLTLTTERSRSLRAAEQRVGTAVLRMLLAGEPDHARAVAGDLYGGLLDAPFRMIVAESASGTAARAHAPAPSAGAGADLGGDPLGGLTESVESAAARSGEAVLVVPEGERLVVLAADGGAAVAACTRYAAVLEAARAVPEQAGGEEEELVVGLSAPAGPIAAAAAYKQAEQALSVARRRGRVLVEHERLAAGSVLPLLADDAVKAFADGLLRALHEHDATGRGDLVASLRAWLSRHGQWDAAAADLGVHRHTLRYRMRRVEEILGRSLDDPDVRMELWLALKATGAE, from the coding sequence ATGCCCCCCACCCTCGCCTCGCTCGTCCACCACTCCGCGCTCAAACTGACCGTGCGCGCGGGCGAGGACCACCTCGACGTGCCCGTCCGCTGGGCGCACGTCAGCGAGCTGGCCGACCCGGTGCCGTACATGGAGGGCGGCGAGCTGCTGCTGATCACCGCGCTCAAGCTGGACGCGGAGGATCCGCAGGCCATGCGGCGGTATGTGAAGCGGCTGGCCGGGGCGGGGGTCGTGGGGCTCGGGTTCGCCGTGGGGGTGAACTACGAGGAGATTCCCGAGGCGCTCGTCGACGCCGCCCGGGAGGAGGGGCTGCCGTTGCTGGAGGTGCCTCGCCGTACCCCCTTCCTCGCCATCAGCAAGGCCGTGTCCGCCGCCATCGCCGCCGATCAGTACCGCGCCGTCACGGCAGGGTTCGCGGCGCAGCGTGAGCTGACCAAGCAGGCCCTGAACGCCGGGCCCGAGGGGGTGCTCGGGGCGCTCGCCGCGCAGGTCGACGGATGGGCGGCCCTGTACGACGCCTCCGGTGCCGTCGTCGCCGCCGCGCCGGAGTGGGCGGGGCGGCGGGCCGCGCGGCTCACCGCCGAGGTCGAACGGCTCCGGGAGCGGCCCGCTCCGGCATCGGCGGTCGTCGGCGGACCCGAGCACGAGGACCGTGTCGAGCTGCACTCCCTCGGGACGGGCCGGCGGCCCCGCGCCGCGCTCGCCGTCGGCACCGCCGCCGCCCCCGGCACCGCCGAGCGCTACGCCGTGCACTCCGCCATCGCCCTGCTCACCCTGACCACCGAACGCTCCCGCTCCCTCCGTGCGGCCGAACAGCGCGTCGGTACGGCGGTGCTGCGCATGCTGCTCGCCGGCGAGCCGGACCACGCCCGCGCCGTCGCCGGTGACCTGTACGGCGGGCTGCTCGACGCGCCGTTTCGGATGATCGTCGCCGAGTCCGCGTCCGGTACGGCGGCGCGGGCGCACGCCCCCGCACCTTCGGCGGGTGCCGGCGCCGACCTGGGCGGCGATCCGCTCGGCGGGCTCACCGAGAGCGTGGAGTCCGCCGCCGCCCGCTCCGGCGAGGCCGTGCTGGTCGTGCCCGAGGGAGAGCGGCTGGTGGTGCTCGCCGCCGACGGGGGAGCGGCGGTGGCTGCCTGCACCCGGTACGCGGCGGTGCTGGAGGCGGCGCGGGCGGTGCCCGAGCAGGCCGGGGGCGAGGAGGAGGAGCTCGTCGTCGGGCTGTCGGCGCCGGCCGGGCCGATCGCCGCGGCCGCCGCCTACAAGCAGGCCGAGCAGGCGCTGTCGGTGGCGCGGCGGCGGGGACGGGTGCTGGTGGAGCATGAGCGGCTCGCCGCCGGGTCGGTGCTGCCGCTGCTGGCCGACGACGCGGTGAAGGCGTTCGCCGACGGGCTGCTGCGGGCCCTGCACGAGCACGACGCGACAGGGCGCGGGGACCTCGTCGCCTCGCTGCGGGCGTGGCTGTCCCGACACGGGCAGTGGGACGCGGCTGCGGCGGACCTGGGGGTGCACCGGCACACCCTGCGGTACCGGATGCGGCGGGTCGAGGAGATCCTCGGGCGGTCGCTGGACGACCCGGATGTGCGGATGGAGCTGTGGCTCGCCCTCAAGGCGACCGGCGCCGAGTAG
- a CDS encoding ATP/GTP-binding protein: protein MDSDGTRDARGTHAHPVPRPTAPAEGAGVPPRPTRAPDVPPPAAQPSYDPHTAQPSYEPHTAQPSYEPHTAQPSYEPHTAQPRSPVAEWLDQPRPAVEPGIWRYGYRPPKAARPSQRLAPVTVVGFVVPLAAGLLLWSLWRHGSFPYQWTVLKLVTPDGWWWGGTTTPKTFKGAEALTVADGVVFAILVYVMARLGSWSDIIRHVVTRREQPARALIAALGALIALAFVFPGAFGLGWNALPVQDPLFSLIVLITGDYSVFASQWLTDGLYALITLLVLWPFARIGGWWPLAKAALAARARAKAGEAAPRAVDRRPSQWPELREAGQHQAADLLAAEVHAGRMNDVDCARVGHMWTVARARARVSSFSDTVLREGGAAWTHPSGHRDLPGRGARHDLVSGQVRIGQWVTGERTPPGYGGAGAALAPDTLGTSLLAVGPSGSGKTRHLIRPVVESLGLQALTGQCAVVAVCAAGTPLGPDSAYDVVVRLGDPASVHDLDPYAESEDPDEAAAFLAEALVGDLDTVSGQRAATALAQLLGPHRAAYGRFPTLPALRELLEGEPSALAALRAALAGDEHTAMRRELDARARQSGSTGDPAPVLADRLATLDRPAFAEFFGADGAGARPFSLRAVAHHPLRVRVDLPERGHEEASRIVTRLVLAQFGALALTGERTHFVCLVLDDATGAVTTESLRRIPRLRSRNAGVVLALRTIGDVPEALHGPLYAAVGCRMAFSGVATWDGSRFADAWGTEWVETRDVARHTVFADQPMTRAIHALRKLVTGKAVTTEAVTVRQVERARWSASELAHGVPAGHAVLSLTSVRGEHAPPLLVDLRG, encoded by the coding sequence ATGGACAGCGACGGCACACGAGACGCACGCGGCACGCACGCGCATCCGGTACCGCGCCCGACAGCACCGGCGGAGGGGGCCGGGGTGCCGCCACGGCCGACCCGCGCGCCGGACGTGCCGCCCCCGGCCGCGCAGCCGTCGTACGACCCGCACACCGCGCAGCCGTCGTACGAGCCGCACACCGCGCAGCCGTCGTACGAGCCGCACACCGCGCAGCCGTCGTACGAGCCGCACACCGCGCAGCCCCGCTCGCCCGTCGCCGAGTGGCTCGACCAGCCCCGGCCCGCCGTCGAGCCCGGCATCTGGCGGTACGGCTACCGTCCGCCGAAAGCTGCCCGCCCGTCACAGCGCCTGGCCCCCGTCACCGTCGTCGGCTTCGTCGTCCCCCTGGCGGCGGGGCTGCTGCTGTGGTCACTGTGGCGGCACGGCAGCTTCCCCTATCAGTGGACCGTCCTCAAGCTGGTCACCCCGGACGGCTGGTGGTGGGGCGGCACCACGACGCCCAAGACGTTCAAGGGCGCCGAGGCCCTCACCGTCGCCGACGGCGTGGTCTTCGCGATCCTCGTCTACGTCATGGCCCGCCTGGGCAGCTGGTCCGACATCATCCGGCACGTCGTCACCCGCCGCGAGCAGCCGGCCCGCGCCCTGATCGCCGCCCTGGGGGCGCTGATCGCGCTGGCCTTCGTCTTCCCGGGCGCGTTCGGCCTCGGCTGGAACGCCCTGCCCGTCCAGGATCCGCTGTTCTCGCTCATCGTCCTGATCACCGGCGACTACAGCGTGTTCGCGTCCCAGTGGCTCACGGACGGGCTGTACGCGCTCATCACCCTGCTGGTGCTGTGGCCGTTCGCCCGGATCGGCGGCTGGTGGCCCCTCGCGAAGGCGGCGCTCGCCGCGCGCGCACGGGCCAAGGCGGGCGAGGCCGCACCGCGGGCCGTGGACCGGCGGCCGTCGCAGTGGCCCGAACTGCGGGAGGCCGGCCAGCACCAGGCCGCCGACCTGCTCGCCGCCGAAGTGCACGCCGGCCGGATGAACGACGTGGACTGCGCACGGGTCGGCCACATGTGGACCGTGGCCCGCGCCCGGGCCCGGGTCTCCTCCTTCTCCGACACGGTCCTGCGCGAGGGCGGCGCCGCCTGGACCCACCCGTCCGGCCACCGCGACCTGCCCGGCCGGGGCGCCCGGCACGACCTCGTCTCCGGGCAGGTCCGCATCGGGCAGTGGGTGACGGGGGAGCGGACCCCGCCCGGGTACGGCGGCGCGGGAGCCGCCCTCGCCCCGGACACCCTCGGCACCTCGCTGCTCGCCGTCGGACCGTCCGGCTCCGGCAAGACCCGCCATCTGATCCGGCCCGTCGTCGAGTCCCTCGGCCTGCAGGCGCTGACCGGACAGTGCGCCGTCGTCGCCGTCTGCGCGGCCGGCACCCCGCTCGGCCCCGACTCCGCCTATGACGTCGTCGTACGCCTCGGCGACCCCGCGTCCGTCCACGACCTCGACCCGTACGCGGAGTCCGAGGACCCCGACGAGGCGGCCGCCTTCCTGGCCGAGGCGCTCGTCGGTGACCTCGACACCGTGAGCGGGCAGCGGGCGGCCACCGCGCTCGCCCAGCTCCTCGGCCCCCACCGGGCGGCGTACGGGCGATTTCCGACCCTGCCCGCGCTGCGGGAGCTCCTGGAAGGCGAGCCGTCCGCCCTGGCGGCGCTCCGGGCGGCGCTCGCGGGGGACGAGCACACCGCCATGCGCCGCGAACTCGATGCGCGTGCCCGGCAGTCGGGCAGCACCGGCGACCCCGCCCCCGTGCTGGCCGACCGGCTCGCAACGCTGGACCGGCCGGCGTTCGCCGAGTTCTTCGGCGCGGACGGTGCGGGTGCCCGGCCGTTCTCGCTGCGTGCCGTGGCCCACCATCCGCTGCGGGTCCGTGTCGACCTGCCCGAGCGCGGTCACGAGGAGGCGTCACGGATCGTCACCCGGCTGGTGCTGGCCCAGTTCGGCGCCCTGGCGCTGACCGGCGAACGGACCCACTTCGTCTGCCTCGTCCTGGACGACGCCACCGGCGCGGTGACGACCGAGTCCCTGCGCCGCATCCCGCGGCTGCGCTCCCGCAACGCGGGCGTCGTGCTCGCCCTGCGCACGATCGGTGACGTCCCCGAGGCGCTCCACGGGCCGCTGTACGCGGCCGTCGGCTGCCGGATGGCGTTCTCCGGGGTGGCCACGTGGGACGGCAGCAGGTTCGCGGACGCCTGGGGCACCGAGTGGGTGGAGACCAGGGACGTGGCCCGGCACACGGTCTTCGCCGACCAGCCCATGACGCGCGCGATCCATGCTCTGCGCAAGCTGGTCACCGGCAAGGCGGTGACCACCGAGGCCGTCACCGTCCGCCAGGTGGAGCGGGCGCGGTGGTCCGCTTCCGAGTTGGCTCATGGGGTGCCCGCGGGGCATGCGGTGTTGTCGTTGACCAGTGTGCGGGGGGAGCACGCGCCGCCCTTGCTGGTCGATCTGCGGGGGTGA
- the gabT gene encoding 4-aminobutyrate--2-oxoglutarate transaminase yields the protein MTALPQERRVVTAIPGPKSQELQARRTAAVAQGVGSVLPVFTTRAGGGIIEDVDGNRLIDFGSGIAVTSVGASAEAVVRRAAAQLADFTHTCFMVTPYEGYVAVAEALAELTPGDHAKKSALFNSGAEAVENAVKIARAYTKRQAVVVFDHGYHGRTNLTMALTAKNMPYKHGFGPFAPEVYRVPVAYAYRWPTGPENAGPEAAKQAIDQITKQVGADNVAAIIIEPVLGEGGFIEPAKGFLPEIVKFANDNGIVFVADEIQSGFCRTGQWFACEDEGIVPDLITTAKGIAGGLPLAAVTGRAEIMDAAHAGGLGGTYGGNPVACAGALGAIETMKELDLNGKAKRIEEIMKGRLTAMAEKFDIIGDVRGRGAMIAIELVKDRATKEPNPEATAALAKACHQEGLLVLTCGTYGNVLRFLPPLVIGEDLLNEGLDIIEQAFARI from the coding sequence ATGACCGCACTTCCGCAGGAGCGCCGCGTCGTCACCGCCATCCCCGGCCCGAAGTCGCAGGAGCTGCAGGCCCGCCGCACCGCCGCGGTCGCGCAGGGCGTGGGCTCCGTGCTGCCGGTCTTCACCACCCGCGCCGGTGGCGGGATCATCGAGGACGTCGACGGCAACCGGCTCATCGACTTCGGGTCCGGTATCGCCGTGACCTCCGTCGGCGCCTCCGCCGAGGCCGTCGTGCGGCGTGCCGCCGCCCAGCTCGCCGACTTCACCCACACCTGTTTCATGGTCACCCCGTACGAGGGGTACGTCGCCGTCGCCGAGGCGCTCGCCGAGCTGACCCCCGGTGACCACGCCAAGAAGTCCGCGCTGTTCAACTCCGGCGCCGAGGCCGTCGAGAACGCCGTCAAGATCGCGCGTGCCTACACCAAGCGCCAGGCCGTCGTGGTCTTCGACCACGGGTACCACGGCCGGACCAACCTCACGATGGCGCTGACCGCCAAGAACATGCCGTACAAGCACGGCTTCGGGCCGTTCGCGCCCGAGGTGTACCGGGTGCCGGTCGCCTACGCGTACCGCTGGCCGACCGGCCCGGAGAACGCCGGTCCCGAGGCCGCCAAGCAGGCGATCGACCAGATCACGAAGCAGGTCGGCGCGGACAACGTCGCCGCGATCATCATCGAGCCCGTGCTCGGCGAGGGCGGCTTCATCGAGCCGGCCAAGGGCTTCCTGCCGGAGATCGTGAAGTTCGCCAACGACAACGGCATCGTCTTCGTCGCCGACGAGATCCAGAGCGGCTTCTGCCGGACCGGCCAGTGGTTCGCCTGTGAGGACGAGGGGATCGTCCCGGACCTCATCACGACCGCCAAGGGCATCGCCGGCGGTCTGCCGCTCGCCGCCGTCACCGGGCGCGCCGAGATCATGGACGCCGCGCACGCCGGTGGGCTGGGTGGTACGTACGGCGGTAACCCGGTCGCGTGCGCCGGTGCGCTCGGTGCCATCGAGACCATGAAGGAGCTGGACCTCAACGGCAAGGCCAAGCGCATCGAGGAGATCATGAAGGGTCGCCTCACCGCCATGGCCGAGAAGTTCGACATCATCGGCGACGTGCGGGGACGCGGTGCCATGATCGCCATCGAGCTCGTCAAGGACCGCGCCACCAAGGAGCCGAACCCCGAGGCCACCGCCGCGCTCGCCAAGGCCTGCCACCAGGAGGGCCTGCTGGTCCTCACCTGCGGCACCTACGGCAACGTGCTGCGTTTCCTGCCGCCGCTGGTCATCGGTGAGGACCTCCTGAACGAGGGCCTCGACATCATCGAGCAGGCCTTCGCGCGCATCTGA
- a CDS encoding phosphatase PAP2 family protein: MRHTSGGPEKLSAVSTVVRRAPLLVLPAVLLALLTWQVVTHGPLLRLDARVSGALVHPGGRFSEILSGLGNVQVAVPVLLFAIGYVLWRGHDAGTERWWLPPLAAAVLMALVPAIVVPLKDWTARPATPVMPPAVGYFPSGHTATAAVAYGSATLLLLPWLDSEATRRRLVACCTALVLGVSYGLVRHGYHWPLDVVASWCLSTVLLTTLSLVPGAGRSTRRSSSGIPRPHSDPGSPATSSDTETAAPARSRGSRTSRSSSSSSGSPWSS, from the coding sequence ATGCGACACACTTCAGGCGGACCTGAGAAGCTGAGCGCTGTGTCGACCGTTGTCCGCCGTGCCCCGCTGCTCGTCCTCCCGGCCGTGCTCCTCGCCCTGCTCACCTGGCAGGTCGTCACGCACGGCCCGCTGCTGCGGCTGGACGCGCGGGTCAGCGGGGCGCTCGTGCACCCGGGCGGCCGGTTCTCCGAGATCCTCTCCGGCCTCGGCAACGTTCAGGTCGCCGTCCCGGTCCTCCTCTTCGCCATCGGGTACGTCCTGTGGCGAGGCCATGACGCCGGTACGGAGCGCTGGTGGCTGCCGCCGCTCGCCGCGGCCGTCCTGATGGCGCTGGTCCCGGCGATCGTCGTCCCCCTCAAGGACTGGACCGCCCGGCCGGCGACCCCCGTGATGCCCCCGGCCGTCGGCTACTTCCCCTCCGGCCATACGGCGACCGCGGCCGTCGCCTACGGCTCCGCGACCCTGCTCCTGCTGCCCTGGCTGGATTCGGAGGCCACCCGCCGTCGACTGGTCGCCTGCTGCACGGCCCTGGTCCTCGGGGTGTCGTACGGCCTGGTCCGGCACGGCTATCACTGGCCGCTGGACGTGGTGGCCAGCTGGTGTCTGTCCACCGTGCTGCTCACCACCTTGTCCCTGGTGCCGGGTGCCGGCCGGAGCACACGTCGGAGTTCTTCCGGAATTCCCCGTCCGCACAGCGATCCCGGTTCACCGGCCACGTCATCGGACACGGAGACCGCAGCGCCGGCCAGGTCCCGTGGGTCGCGTACGAGCCGCAGTTCGTCTTCTTCGTCGGGCAGTCCGTGGTCTTCGTGA
- a CDS encoding NAD(P)/FAD-dependent oxidoreductase translates to MAPSAMSRGKDNWIASLSEAQPVPYWLEDPGKPHPEPALTGTDICDLLVVGGGYSGLWTALNAKERDPQRDVVLLEGREVGWAASGRNGGFCAASLTHGLPNGLTRWPGEIGTLQELGRRNLDEIEAALARHGIDCDFERTGEIDVATETYQAWELKDWHRELAEQGLADGIEYLDADAVREQVHSPTFEAGLWDRRGVAMLHPAKLAWGLKKACLKLGVRVYEHTPALTLKQYGAGMAVRTPYGAVRARQVALGTNIFPSLLRRVRSYTVPVYDYALMTEPLSADQMAEIGWKNRQGLGDSANQFHYFRLSADNRILWGGYDAIHHYGGRVRAEYDDRPETYAKLAGHFFGCFPQLEGVRFTHAWGGAIDTCSRFSAFFGTAHQGRVSYAAGYTGLGVGATRFGADVMLDLLDGERTERTELEMVRKKPLPFPPEPFAWTGIALTKWSLARADAHGGRRNLWLRTMDRLGLGFDS, encoded by the coding sequence ATGGCCCCAAGCGCCATGAGTCGTGGCAAAGACAACTGGATCGCTTCTCTCTCCGAAGCCCAGCCGGTGCCGTACTGGCTGGAAGACCCCGGCAAGCCCCACCCCGAACCCGCCCTCACCGGCACCGACATCTGCGACCTACTGGTCGTCGGCGGCGGCTACAGCGGGCTGTGGACCGCGCTCAACGCCAAAGAGCGCGATCCGCAGCGGGACGTGGTCCTGCTGGAAGGCCGCGAGGTGGGCTGGGCCGCCTCCGGCCGCAACGGTGGCTTCTGCGCCGCCTCGCTCACCCATGGTCTGCCCAACGGTCTGACCCGCTGGCCCGGCGAGATCGGGACACTTCAGGAGCTGGGCCGGCGCAACCTCGACGAGATCGAGGCCGCGCTCGCCCGGCACGGCATCGACTGCGACTTCGAGCGCACCGGCGAGATCGACGTCGCCACCGAGACCTACCAGGCCTGGGAGCTGAAGGACTGGCACCGGGAGCTGGCGGAGCAGGGCCTCGCCGACGGCATCGAGTACCTGGACGCCGACGCCGTGCGCGAGCAGGTGCACTCGCCCACCTTCGAGGCGGGCCTGTGGGACCGCCGGGGCGTGGCCATGCTGCACCCCGCGAAGCTGGCCTGGGGCCTGAAGAAGGCGTGCCTGAAGCTCGGGGTGCGGGTGTACGAGCACACACCCGCCCTGACGTTGAAGCAGTACGGCGCCGGGATGGCCGTACGCACCCCGTACGGCGCGGTCCGCGCCCGCCAGGTCGCGCTCGGCACGAACATCTTCCCGAGCCTGCTGCGCCGCGTGCGCTCCTACACCGTCCCGGTCTACGACTACGCGCTGATGACCGAGCCGTTGAGCGCCGACCAGATGGCGGAGATCGGCTGGAAGAACAGACAGGGCCTCGGGGATTCGGCGAACCAGTTCCACTACTTCCGGCTGTCCGCCGACAACCGGATCCTGTGGGGCGGCTACGACGCGATCCACCACTACGGCGGCCGGGTGCGTGCGGAGTACGACGACCGGCCGGAGACGTACGCCAAGCTCGCGGGCCACTTCTTCGGCTGCTTCCCGCAGCTGGAGGGCGTCCGCTTCACCCACGCCTGGGGCGGTGCGATCGACACCTGCTCGCGCTTCTCGGCGTTCTTCGGCACGGCGCACCAGGGGAGGGTGTCGTACGCGGCGGGCTACACCGGCCTGGGTGTGGGTGCGACCCGGTTCGGCGCGGACGTGATGCTGGACCTGCTGGACGGGGAGCGCACCGAGCGGACCGAGCTGGAGATGGTCCGCAAGAAGCCGCTGCCGTTCCCGCCGGAGCCGTTCGCCTGGACGGGGATCGCCCTGACCAAATGGTCCCTGGCCCGCGCGGACGCGCACGGCGGCCGCCGCAATCTGTGGCTGCGGACCATGGACCGGCTGGGGCTGGGCTTCGACAGCTGA